In Rutidosis leptorrhynchoides isolate AG116_Rl617_1_P2 chromosome 2, CSIRO_AGI_Rlap_v1, whole genome shotgun sequence, one genomic interval encodes:
- the LOC139893993 gene encoding cytochrome P450 81Q32-like has protein sequence MDETHLFITFFLSLVSLIFVFKLFVHKKNINVAPSPLSIPIIGHLHLMKNGPIYRVLKHLSSKYGPIMTLRFGSRPVLVITSASLVEECFTKNDVVLANRPLLMSGKYLDYKYTTVSSAPYGQLWRDLRRVMTLELFSTTRLKSYMSVREDEVRSMIKTLIMSKDSFQNFEKVEMRPRIQAVSFNITMIMVANKRYFGTDVEDFEEADNFKKVITNVFETCGASNPGDFISVLRWIDFQGYKKRLLKLHHEWDSLSQNLIEEIKSRRSGSCSPKGEDKTFIDSMLSLQESDPQYYTDEVIKGNLFTLLLAGTDTSSVTIEWAMSLLLNHPDVLEKARIEIDKYIGQERLVQETDPPNLPYIQCIVNETLRLYPAAPILVPHEASEDCTIGGFDVARGTMVLINAWAIHRDPTIWDDSLSFKPERFEEIGNEGYKFIPFGMGRRQCPGSGLAYRVVGLTLASLIQCFEWKRVGEELVSFSEGKGITMPKEVPLEARCRARKSMSHVLVEL, from the exons ATGGATGAAACTCATCTTTTCATCACTTTTTTTCTATCTTTGGTCTCTCTTATTTTTGTTTTCAAACTATTTGTACACAAAAAGAATATAAATGTGGCACCAAGTCCACTTTCTATCCCAATAATTGGCCATCTTCATCTAATGAAAAATGGACCAATTTATAGAGTCTTGAAACACCTTTCTTCCAAGTATGGACCTATCATGACTCTTCGGTTTGGTTCACGCCCGGTGCTTGTAATAACCTCGGCATCACTAGTTGAAGAATGTTTCACCAAAAACGACGTCGTTTTAGCCAATAGACCACTTCTTATGAGTGGCAAGTATCTTGACTATAAATACACCACAGTTAGTTCTGCACCATATGGTCAACTCTGGAGAGACCTTCGTCGCGTCATGACTCTTGAACTATTTTCGACAACTCGACTTAAATCTTACATGAGTGTCCGAGAAGATGAAGTTAGATCGATGATCAAGACTCTTATTATGTCTAAAGATTcatttcaaaattttgaaaaagTGGAAATGAGGCCCCGAATTCAAGCAGTGTCGTTTAACATAACCATGATAATGGTTGCTAATAAACGATATTTTGGGACTGATGTGGAAGACTTTGAAGAAGCTGATAACTTTAAGAAAGTGATAACAAATGTATTTGAAACCTGTGGAGCTTCAAATCCAGgagattttattagtgttttacgtTGGATCGATTTTCAGGGTTATAAGAAGAGGCTGTTGAAATTACATCATGAATGGGATAGCCTTTCGCAAAATCTAATAGAGGAAATTAAAAGTAGACGGTCTGGTTCGTGTTCACCCAAAGGAGAGGATAAGACGTTTATCGACTCTATGCTTTCTTTGCAGGAATCGGACCCGCAATACTACACTGACGAAGTAATCAAAGGCAATCTATTT ACATTGCTACTAGCGGGAACGGACACTTCATCAGTGACGATAGAGTGGGCTATGTCGCTTCTACTAAATCATCCGGATGTGTTAGAAAAAGCTAGAATAGAAATCGATAAATATATTGGACAAGAACGTTTAGTACAAGAAACTGATCCACCTAATTTACCATACATCCAATGCATTGTTAACGAAACACTAAGACTATACCCGGCAGCACCAATATTGGTGCCACACGAGGCATCAGAAGACTGCACCATTGGTGGTTTTGACGTAGCTCGTGGAACAATGGTGTTGATCAACGCATGGGCCATCCATAGGGATCCAACGATATGGGATGACTCATTAAGTTTCAAGCCTGAAAGGTTTGAGGAAATAGGAAATGAAGGGTATAAGTTCATACCATTTGGGATGGGTCGACGACAGTGTCCTGGTTCAGGACTCGCGTATAGGGTTGTTGGGTTAACGTTAGCATCGTTGATCCAATGCTTTGAATGGAAAAGGGTTGGTGAAGAGTTAGTGAGTTTTTCTGAAGGGAAAGGTATAACCATGCCCAAAGAGGTGCCACTCGAAGCTCGGTGTAGGGCCCGCAAAAGTATGAGTCATGTTCTTGTAGAACTTTGA